The genomic segment CCATCTCCTCCAGGGTCACGACCTCGCCGATGGCCTTCTCGGCGATGCGCGGCGAGGCGAGGTACATGGAGGCGTTGCCGTCGACCATGCCCACCCAGTCGCAGAACGCGGGCATGTAGGCGCCGCCGGCGGCCGAGGGCCCGAACAGGCAGCAGAGCTGCGGCACCCGGCCCGAGAGCCGCACCTGCAGGTGGAAGATCCGCGCCGCCCCGCGCGGGCCGGGGTGGAAGCCGAGCTGGTCGGTGAGGCGGCCGCCCGCGGAGTCCACGAGGTAGAAGACCGGCAGCAGGTCGCGGTCGGCGCGCTCGAGGATGCGGATCTGCTTGTCGACGGTCCGCCGGCCCCAGGAGCCGGCCTTGACGGTCGGGTCGTGGGCGATGACGGCGACGGGCCGCCCGTCGACGGTGCCCGACCCGGTGATCACCGCGTCCGCGGGCAGGCCCTCGTCCAGCGCGTTGGCCAGCAGCCCGTCCTCGGCGAACGAGCCCTCGTCGAGCAGGAGCGCGAGGCGCTCGCGCGCGGGCAGCTTGGTGCCCAGGCGGGACCGGTCGCCGCCGGCCAGGGCGGTCGCGTGCAGCGCCGACAGGCGCTGGGCGGGGTCGGGCGCGACGGCCGGCGGGCCGGCGCCGGGGGCGGTGAGGTCGTTCACGAGGGACTCCTGCCGCGGGAGGCGGGGGACGGCGGGGACGGGACGGGGGCGGGCACGACGCCGCCCAGCAGGACGCCGGCCATGTCGCGGCCGAGCTCCTCCGGGCTCATCGGGCCGCGCGGGTCGTACCACTTGTACACCCAGTTGGCGGCGCCGAGGACCGTGTTGACGAAGACCCGCGGGGTGGTCGCCAGGACGATCTCGCCGCGGGCGATGCCGCGCTCGACGATCGCGAGGATCGCGTCGTCGTACTCCCGCCGCACGCGGATGAGCCGCGCGCGCATCCGGGTGGGCAGCTCGGCCTCCTCCTCGAAGAACACGTTGAGCAGGCGGCGGTTCTCACACGTGTAGGCCACGCGGTCGACCACGACGTCGGTGAGGGCCTGGACCGGAGAGCGGTCGGCGTCGGCGATGCGCAGCGCGGAGCGGACGTTCTCGCGCAGCACCTCCTCGTACAGCTCGGTGAGGACCTCCTGCTTGCTGTTGAAGTAGTGGTAGAGCGAGGCCTTGCCCATGCCGGCCTCGCGTGCGAGGTCCTGCATCGAGGTGCCGCGGTAGCCCTGCCGGGAGAACACGCGCAGCGCCGCCTCGCGCACCACCTCGCGACGGGCCTCCTGACGCAGCGCGGTGCACTCGTCCACGTCAGAGGTCCATGCGCTTGGCGATGATCTCGAGCTGGACCTCGTCCGTGCCGCCGCCGATGCGCAGGATCCGCGCGTCCCGGTAGTGCATGGCGATCGGCGTCTCCTCGATGAAGCCGTAGCCGCCGAACAGCTGCACGGCCTCGTCGACGACCTCGCAGGCCACGCGCGCGGCCACGAGCTTGGCCATGGCCACGCTCGTGCCCGCCCCGGGGTGGCCCGCGTCGCAGCGGGCGGCGGCCTGGTAGGTCACCAGGCGCGCCGCGTCCACCGCCGCGCGCATCTCCGCGACGCGGTGGCGCAGGGCCTGCATCCGGCCGATGGGCCCGCCGAACGCGCTGCGCGCGCGCATGTGGGCCACCGTGTCGGCGATGGCCTCCTCGGCGAGGCCCAGGCCCATGCCGGCCAGCAGGACCCGCTCGACCTGGAAGGCCTCCATGATCTGCTGGAAGCCGCGGCCCTCGCCGCCCAGGAGCCGGTCCTCGCCGACGAAGCAGCCGTCGAAGTGCACCTCGCGGGTGTCGGAGGAGTGCCAGCCCATCTTCTCCAGCGGCCGGCCCATCGACATGCCCTCGGCGCCGCGCCGCACGAGGAACGTCGAGATGCCCGCGTGCCGGCGCTCGCCGCCGGCCTCGGTGCGGGCGGCCACGATGATCACGTCGGCCAGCCCGGCATTCGTGATGAACATCTTGGTCCCGTGCAGCGTCCAGCCACCGTCGGCGGACCGGGCCGTGGCCTGGATCCCCGCCACGTCGGAGCCGGCGCCGGGCTCGGTGACCGCGATGGCCGCGACGTGCTCGCCGGCCAGCACGGGCGCCAGCCAGGTGCGCTGCTGCTCGTCGGTGCCGAACCGGGCCAGGTGCGGAGCGGCCATGTAGGAGCTGACCAGCGGCGTGATCGCGATGCCGCCGCAGGAGCGTCCGAGCTCCTCGGAGAGGATCGTCAGCGCCAGGACCCCGCCGCCGGTGCCGCCGTGCTCCTCGGGGTGGCCGACCCCGAGCAGGCCCGCGGCGGCCATCGCCGGCCACAGCTGGGCGGGGAAGGTCTGCGACCGCTCGGCCTCGCGGACGAGCGGCCGGACCTCGCGGTCGACGAAGGCCCGGCACACCTCCTGGAAGTCGCGGTGGTCGTCGTCGAGCTCGTAGCCCGGCCCGGAGGCGGCCGGGATCGACGGTGCGGGGCTCATGCGGAGACGTCCGTTCGTAGGCTGGTCGGCACCGTATCCCAGCGCCGCATCGAGAGTCAACCGCCGGGTCGACTCCGGCGCCGGCGGAGCTTCGAATCCCAATCCCGGCAAGGTCTGGTTCCTCGGGCACCGCGGTCGCGTGGATTCGACCGCCCGGTCGAACCGCCGCTCAGGTCCGGCGCAGGTAGCCCAGGCGGACCATCTCGTCCAGCACGGCGAGGACGTCGGCGCGGCTGGCGCAGATCCCCTGTGCGCGGACGTGCCGGCGCAGCTCGCTGAGCAGGAACGGGCCCTGCCGCGCGACGGAGACCACGGCCCGCCGCAGCCGCCGCGTGTCGTCCTCGGCGAGGTCGCCGCGCAGCGGGGTGCCCCGCAGGCCGGGCCGCGCGTCGGGGGCCGGGTCGGGGGCGAGGATGGTCACAGCGCAGCGGACATACCCGGGGGCGCGGGGCGGCAAGCGCCGCTCACGCCCGCGGCCCGAGGTCGATGGTTCCGGCGTCGGCCAGGCGGCCGACCTCGGCGTCGGTCAGCCCGAGCATGCCCGTCAGGATCTCGGAGGTGTGCTCGCCCAGCAGCGGGGCGCGGCGCACGGGCTCGCGCGGCACGGCGGAGAAGTCCAGCGGCGTGCCGGGCATCCGGTGGCGGCCCACGCCGGGGTGCTCGACGTCCTCCCACATCGCCGTCTCGGTCGAGACGCGGGGGTCGTCCTCCACGAGCTGGCGGAACGTCTGGTACGGGCCCCAGGAGACGCCCGTGCCCTGGAAGGCCAGGCGGATCTCGTCCAGGTCGCGCGACTCGAACCACGGGCGCAGGATCGCCGCGATGAGGTCGCGGTCCTCGAAGCGCCCGGACTCCGTGTCGAGGTCGACGCCCGTGGCCTCGTTGATCTTGGCCATCTGCTGCTGGGTGCCCGTGACCTCCAGCAGTGCCTTCCACTGGCGGTGGGTGAGGGCGACGACCATCACGTGGCGCTCGTCGCGGGTGAGGAAGTCGTGACCGAACGCGCCGTAGAGGTAGTTGCCGTCGCGCCGCGGCGAGTCGCGCGTCGCCAGCTGCGCCTCGGCGACGCGGCCCAGGTGCCCGACGACCGCGAACGCGACGTCCGACAGCGCGATCTCCACGAGCTGACCCTCCCCCGTGCGGGTCCGGTGGCGGTCGGCGGCCAGCAGCCCGACGGCCGACAGCTCGCCCATCGCGATGTCCCAGGCGGGCAGCACGGAGTTCAGCGGCTCGGTGAGGTTGCGGGGGCCGGTCGCCCACGGAAAGCCGGTCGCCGGGTTGACGGTGTAGTCGACCTCGCTGCTGCCGTCGCGGTTGCCCTTGAGGTGGACCATGACGAGGTCGTCGCGGCGGGCCCGCAGCGTGTCGTAGGCCAGCCAGCCGCGGGCCGGGAAGTTGGTGAGGAACGTGCCGGCGGTGGCGATGACCTCCGAGACCAGCTCGCGTCCGACATCGGAGCGCAGGTCGACGCGCAGGGACCGCTTGCCCTTGTTCAGCCCCGCCCAGAACAGCGACTGCCCGTTGGCGGCCAGCGGCCAGCGTGTGTGGTCCAGGCCGCCGCCGAGGTCGTCGAAGCGGATGACGTCGGCGCCGAGCTGGGCCAGGGTCATGCCGCCCAGCGGCGCCGCCACGAACGCCGAGCCCTCGACCAACGTGAGGCCGTCGAGGATGCCGGTCATGCCGTGCTCGCCGGATCGTCCACGCCGTCCATGCTCCCAGATCGATCGTGTCCCGACCGCTCGGCGGCGGCCTCCAGGAGCCCGATGAGCATCCGCGCCGCCGCGTCGGGACCCAGGTCGGCGGCCATCACCAGCTCGAAGGTGCGCACGAACCGCAGGCCGGTCACCTCGAGGGGCACGAGGAACTCGCCGAGGACGTGGCGCGAGAGCAGCACCGGGACGTTGAGCGACAGCGCCCGCTGACGGGCGATCGCCGGCGTCGGCGCCTCG from the Baekduia soli genome contains:
- a CDS encoding acyl-CoA dehydrogenase family protein; its protein translation is MSPAPSIPAASGPGYELDDDHRDFQEVCRAFVDREVRPLVREAERSQTFPAQLWPAMAAAGLLGVGHPEEHGGTGGGVLALTILSEELGRSCGGIAITPLVSSYMAAPHLARFGTDEQQRTWLAPVLAGEHVAAIAVTEPGAGSDVAGIQATARSADGGWTLHGTKMFITNAGLADVIIVAARTEAGGERRHAGISTFLVRRGAEGMSMGRPLEKMGWHSSDTREVHFDGCFVGEDRLLGGEGRGFQQIMEAFQVERVLLAGMGLGLAEEAIADTVAHMRARSAFGGPIGRMQALRHRVAEMRAAVDAARLVTYQAAARCDAGHPGAGTSVAMAKLVAARVACEVVDEAVQLFGGYGFIEETPIAMHYRDARILRIGGGTDEVQLEIIAKRMDL
- a CDS encoding CoA transferase, which gives rise to MTGILDGLTLVEGSAFVAAPLGGMTLAQLGADVIRFDDLGGGLDHTRWPLAANGQSLFWAGLNKGKRSLRVDLRSDVGRELVSEVIATAGTFLTNFPARGWLAYDTLRARRDDLVMVHLKGNRDGSSEVDYTVNPATGFPWATGPRNLTEPLNSVLPAWDIAMGELSAVGLLAADRHRTRTGEGQLVEIALSDVAFAVVGHLGRVAEAQLATRDSPRRDGNYLYGAFGHDFLTRDERHVMVVALTHRQWKALLEVTGTQQQMAKINEATGVDLDTESGRFEDRDLIAAILRPWFESRDLDEIRLAFQGTGVSWGPYQTFRQLVEDDPRVSTETAMWEDVEHPGVGRHRMPGTPLDFSAVPREPVRRAPLLGEHTSEILTGMLGLTDAEVGRLADAGTIDLGPRA
- a CDS encoding TetR/AcrR family transcriptional regulator, with amino-acid sequence MDECTALRQEARREVVREAALRVFSRQGYRGTSMQDLAREAGMGKASLYHYFNSKQEVLTELYEEVLRENVRSALRIADADRSPVQALTDVVVDRVAYTCENRRLLNVFFEEEAELPTRMRARLIRVRREYDDAILAIVERGIARGEIVLATTPRVFVNTVLGAANWVYKWYDPRGPMSPEELGRDMAGVLLGGVVPAPVPSPPSPASRGRSPS